The Thermacetogenium phaeum DSM 12270 genome segment TTAAGAGCAAGGTTAACCAGTAAGGGACAGGTAACAATACCCGTAATCGTCCGCCGCAAGCTTAACCTGCAACCGGGAGACGAGCTCGTGTTCGATCTCGACCCGGGCGGGGAAGTTAAGATAAGGGTCCTGAAGCGCAAACGCTTAACTGAGCTCTATGCCTCCCTGCCCGCGAAGAGACCTTACCCCGGCAAGGCAGAAGTCCGGGAAGAGGTGGCTGGTGGACTCGCCCGGCAGATACTGGACAAGGGGAAAGAAACGTAATGGTCTATTTGTGGGTTGATGCCAACGTTGTCTTGCGCTTTCTCACCGGCGACCCACCCGAAATGGCCGCTCAAGCCCTGGAGCTAATGAGCCGTGCTGAAAAAGGAGAAATCGGCTTGCGGGTATCTCACCTGGTAGTAGCCGAAATCGTCTGGGTGCTGTCTTCTTTTTACAGGTATGCCAAAAGCCAGATCGCCGAAACCTTAATCTCCTTTCTCAGTGCCGACGGAATTTACCCTGAAAACCCCGCCTTGCTTATCCAGGCCCTGCAAGATATGGCGGAAAAAAACGTCGACTTCGCAGATGCCTACCTTGCCGCGCTGGCCCGAGCACAGGAAGAAAGTATCTGTTCCTTTGACAATGATTTTGAAAAGAAGTTAAATGTCGGATGGGTTACCCCGCCAGGAGATGGGTAACCGACCCAATCTAGCTGCATGTCAAGACCCGCTTCAGATAAACCTGAATTCCCTGCTCCCTAACCGCCCCTCCATGGCCAAGAGCAGGAAACAAAGACATCAGCAGAACAAAAACCATCAAAAAGGAAATGCCCTTCAGGGAAAAACTTTTCTTCATCAAAATCCCCTTCAAACCTTCTTGATCTTTTGGATTAAATTCTCACGGCTAGCCTTGATACTCGCTTTTGTAGCAACCCAAGAGGGTCCTCTTTAGCGTGAAGATCGCAAGCAAGAGGCAGAAGGCCGACAACACAAAAGGGTAGTGAGGGTTCAGCTTGAATAACCTGCCTCCCACAACTAAACTCAACGCCCCTTCAGCAGCCACCAACGTGGAAAGCACACCAAACAAGGTGGCCCTGTGCTGCTGGTCGGTCAAGTCAGCCAAAACCACTTTGTGGAGATAAAGAGCTACGGAGATCCCGCTCAAGACCAGAATGGTGCTCAAGATCGCTACAGCCGCCAGCTCGTGAAAGGCAACTAAGATGAGCGAGCTTAGAAGTATCACCGTGAGCACCAAGACTAACACCAGCACTCGGTTAAGCCTGTCTGCGAACGGCCCCAACAGCAATTGGGTGATTAAGTAGACCCCATTGGCAATACCGTAAGCTACTGCCACCACGCTGTCGCTCACTCCCGCCACATGCACAAGGTAGAGCACATAGTAAGTGGTCAGCATTCCCGCAGCCGGGGTGTAGAGCAGATAGTAAGCCACAAACAGCCGCAGTACAGGGGATGAGCTTCTGGCAGCACAGGCCAGCTGACGGAAGAGATGGCTCAGGCTGAAAACTGACTTTTGCTCAGACCGGTTGCTATCTTTGAGCCTCACCCAGAAGAGGATCGCCACCACCAGGGCCAAACCAATGTAAATGAGGAAACCGAGCCTCGTCCCCTGGTAGACTCCCAGCTGATGCACAACCGCACCCACAACAAAAGAGGAAACGATGGTGGCTCCAGTTACGGCGAGCCAGTTTAAGGAGTATATCCTCCCCCGCTCTTTATTGGCCGTGTGGTCTGCCATCACTGCATCGAGTGCCGGCAGAGCAGCTACCCGAATCCCCAGCAGGCACATCCCAACCAAGACCCAGACCCAGTTTCTTGCGAGGAGAAAGAGACTCAGGATCAAGGGGAAAAAACAGTGAGTGAGGACAATAAACCGTTTTCTCCCGATCTTGTCGGCAACATATCCCCCTACCAGCCCGAAGGAAAGCAGCACATAATCTACCGCCATTATCCCTCCGACAACCTGGGGAGTGGCCCCCAACGCCTCGAGATATCGGGTAAACAGCGGGTTTACCAGACCCGCGCCCATTGCAATCAGAATATTAGCCAGAATTAAGGTCCCTGGTATTCCTCGTAAGGTACCGAATATTTGCTTGTAATCAGTGCAGGTGGTACGTAGAGACGCGACTACACGATTGATTCACCGGCCCCCCTCTTGTCTTTTTAAAACATGGTAGCAGGTAAAATCCTCAGCGTAGAAATCTGCAGTGTGCAGGACCGCCAGAGCCCGACAGTAACCTGCACATACTTTTTTGAGAGAACAGGTTGCACAAGCTCCTTTGAGTAAGTCGGGGTCAAATTCCCGGAATGTCTTCATAACAGGAGCTTCTTTCCAGATTTCCTCAAATTTCTGCTTTTTTATGTTGCCGGCATAAAAAACCATATTTTCGCACGGACTCACCACACCGTTTGATTTAACGAGACACCACGTCTTGCCACAAGGGCATAAAATGTTCCCTTGTTGCAAATACTTATTGTAGGCCTCATCCGTTAGGGAGGCACAGGGGTCTGCTAAGACTTCAATTTGGTCTCTGTATTTCTCCTTGATCTTTTTCCCGGTCAGGTGGAAGGAACGCATCCCCTCTGCATTGAGCATCAGTTCTTCCTTATAGCCCATCCCCCTACCGGCCGGGAAAAAGCGGACAAAACCCAGCTTCCTCGCCCCCATGCTGACCGCGAGGTCTGCTATCTTCTCAAGTTCTCCAACGTTTCGCCTGGTCACGGTAGTCCGCACGGCCACACTGACTCCTTCCTCAGCGAGCAACCTTACGGACTCTAAAACAGCCTCATATGTCCCATCCCCCCTTAAATATTCATGGTTTTCTTTTAAGCCATCCAGGCTGACCTGGACGTGCTTCAGGCCCAAGCTGCCCAGCCTCTTGGCGGTTTCCCGATCGACAAGGGTCCCATTGGTTATCAAAACAACCGAAAAATCCAGGCCCTTGGCATATTCGATGATCTCAAACAAATCGGGCCGCAGCAAAGGCTCACCACCGCTGAATTCCACCTCCACTGTGCCCACCTGAGATGGTTCCCTGAGCAACCGCTTGACCTCATCCAGACTCAGCTCATTCTCCAGCTTCTCCCCGGCGCTGGCATAGCAGTGGCGGCACCTGAGGTTGCACTGGTTGGTCAGCTCCACGGTCACCACCAATGGTGTATAAATTTGCCCACCCCCTAAATAAAAAACCGCGAAGATCCTCCTTGCCTTCACGGCAGGTAGAAACCTTCGCGGTTTCTCTTCTTACATATTCTGTTGTTTCATGGTTTTACATCACTATTGCTTTTTGTCAAAATATATCACAATATATCACAAAACACCACTAGTAAAAAGCCTCCCCTCGCCCCAATGTGCAGGCGAAATTTGGATAAATCTCTTGATTCCTGGAAAATACTGCTGTTTTTTGACTGCATTTTCTGTCTACAACTCAAACAGCTTCAAAGCTCCCAATAGTGCCCTTAATCACCCCAGACGGGATTGCTCTTTTTCGGCGTAGATCACCGCATCCCGATACCAGCATTTGACCCACAGCGTCCCATCTTCTTTGGTGACGAGCTTTCCTTCGGCCTCCAGGAAGGCACGCACTTTGTTTTCATCTTCCGGGGTGATTTCCTCATCGTGGCGCCAGGTCTTGACCAGCAGGTCCCAGGGGTAAAGGTAGCGCCTGGTGTTGATCTCCACGTTGGCCTTGATCCCCAGCTGGTAGACCACATTATAGAGGACAATATAGTCAGGAGGGGGCTCGTAGTCGCTCACGAAGAGGGGGTACACCGCGGCCAGGGAGCTGCCGGCCTGGGTGACCAGGAAAAGAACACCTCTGGTGCAATCCCACATCTTCATCAGGGCATCTTTGATGTCAGGCATGGCAAAGCAGTAGGCGGCGTTGACCAGATCATACTCTTGCAATTCCTCCGGCGCCACATCCTCCCAGTGCTTGTTGATGATCTTGATGTTCTCCAGCCCCTCCGCTCTTTTCAGCAGCCTCCGGATCTGCCCCCTCGAGGGCTCGACAACAGTGACTTCCCTGACGAGCCTCGCCAGGGGAACGGTATAGGCTCCGTCTCCTGCTCCAATATCTAGAACCGTAGAGTTCGGGCTAAGGTAACGCTTCATCTTTTCCAAGATGGCCCCAGGGTAATTTTTGTACTCGTAGCCGAAATACAGCTCATCAGGGTAATTGTCCCAGTAGTCTTCATTGGTGAGCCCCTTTTCTTTCAGCCTCTTTGTCCAGAAGTAGTTCTCGCGCTTCTGGTGCCACACGGCCGCCCAGTCAAGCTCCACCTTTACGACCTCCTCCTTACACCTAGACCGGGTTAACGCGAACGCAGCGCAAACCAGGTCTGGTAGTTTACAGGACCGAACCCGCTGCGAATCGCCCACCCGGTAAACTCATCCGTCCGGTAAGGATACAGGGCCTTCCCCCAGATCAGGGCAAGCCCCGGCAGCTCGCGGGCGTGGTAGTGCTGGGCTTCTCTTAAGGCAGCAGTCCACTCGGAGTCGTTGCGCGCCTGCCTGACTTTCTGGTAGATCCGCACGTATTCCGGATCGGCGCAGGTGCCGAAAGCCCCCTGGGCATCCACAAAGTACATCAAACCTCCATCGTAAATGACTGCACCCGGTGTGGCATAGCCCAGGTAGATCCAGTAGTCGCGGTCGTTCCAGACCCGCTGCTGCCACTTCTCTTCGTTACCGAGGACCTCAGGGTCGAT includes the following:
- a CDS encoding AbrB/MazE/SpoVT family DNA-binding domain-containing protein, whose product is MLRARLTSKGQVTIPVIVRRKLNLQPGDELVFDLDPGGEVKIRVLKRKRLTELYASLPAKRPYPGKAEVREEVAGGLARQILDKGKET
- a CDS encoding PIN domain-containing protein gives rise to the protein MVYLWVDANVVLRFLTGDPPEMAAQALELMSRAEKGEIGLRVSHLVVAEIVWVLSSFYRYAKSQIAETLISFLSADGIYPENPALLIQALQDMAEKNVDFADAYLAALARAQEESICSFDNDFEKKLNVGWVTPPGDG
- a CDS encoding MFS transporter, translating into MNRVVASLRTTCTDYKQIFGTLRGIPGTLILANILIAMGAGLVNPLFTRYLEALGATPQVVGGIMAVDYVLLSFGLVGGYVADKIGRKRFIVLTHCFFPLILSLFLLARNWVWVLVGMCLLGIRVAALPALDAVMADHTANKERGRIYSLNWLAVTGATIVSSFVVGAVVHQLGVYQGTRLGFLIYIGLALVVAILFWVRLKDSNRSEQKSVFSLSHLFRQLACAARSSSPVLRLFVAYYLLYTPAAGMLTTYYVLYLVHVAGVSDSVVAVAYGIANGVYLITQLLLGPFADRLNRVLVLVLVLTVILLSSLILVAFHELAAVAILSTILVLSGISVALYLHKVVLADLTDQQHRATLFGVLSTLVAAEGALSLVVGGRLFKLNPHYPFVLSAFCLLLAIFTLKRTLLGCYKSEYQG
- a CDS encoding radical SAM/SPASM domain-containing protein, encoding MKARRIFAVFYLGGGQIYTPLVVTVELTNQCNLRCRHCYASAGEKLENELSLDEVKRLLREPSQVGTVEVEFSGGEPLLRPDLFEIIEYAKGLDFSVVLITNGTLVDRETAKRLGSLGLKHVQVSLDGLKENHEYLRGDGTYEAVLESVRLLAEEGVSVAVRTTVTRRNVGELEKIADLAVSMGARKLGFVRFFPAGRGMGYKEELMLNAEGMRSFHLTGKKIKEKYRDQIEVLADPCASLTDEAYNKYLQQGNILCPCGKTWCLVKSNGVVSPCENMVFYAGNIKKQKFEEIWKEAPVMKTFREFDPDLLKGACATCSLKKVCAGYCRALAVLHTADFYAEDFTCYHVLKRQEGGR
- a CDS encoding class I SAM-dependent methyltransferase, encoding MELDWAAVWHQKRENYFWTKRLKEKGLTNEDYWDNYPDELYFGYEYKNYPGAILEKMKRYLSPNSTVLDIGAGDGAYTVPLARLVREVTVVEPSRGQIRRLLKRAEGLENIKIINKHWEDVAPEELQEYDLVNAAYCFAMPDIKDALMKMWDCTRGVLFLVTQAGSSLAAVYPLFVSDYEPPPDYIVLYNVVYQLGIKANVEINTRRYLYPWDLLVKTWRHDEEITPEDENKVRAFLEAEGKLVTKEDGTLWVKCWYRDAVIYAEKEQSRLG